The genomic window AAACCGAGCTTCTCCCCTGCCTCCACCGCGGGGCGGGTCAGGATAATCCGCGAGACCTGCTTCGCATGCAGTGCTTGCACCGCTTTGGCCATAGCAAGGTACGTCTTGCCGGAACCAGCGGGGCCGAGCCCGAACACCACCGTGTTGTCGTCGATGGCATCCACGTACTGCTTTTGGCCATAGGTTTTGGGGCGGATCACCTTGCCCCGGCGCGCCAAAATGTCGCTTCCCACCACATTTGCCATGGATTGCGGCGCTTCAAAGCTGACCATCGACACGGTGTGCTTGACCGTGTCCGGGGTAATCACGTGCCCGCGCCTCGCCACAGACTGGAGTTCTTTGAGCACCCGCATGCTTCGCGCCACTTCATGTTCAGCGCCGATCACGGTGATTTCATCGCCGCGGGCAAAAATATCGACATCGAGTTGGTTTTCTAAGACCTTGAGGTTTTCGTCGTGAATCCCCATGATCGTTTGCACATGCTGGGCATCCACCCCGACAGTGCGGGTGATGGAGGCGTGCTTTGCCAAATTGATCAACCTTTGTGTGTTCGTTTGAGTCTCGGTGCGCAGGCTGCTGCGCGTTCGCGCCATACCTTACCAGCGGGAAGTCTTCACGCCGATCGCTGCGAGCGCCACCATGCCTGCCGTGGCGGTGCGCAAAACTTCCGGCCCCAGCTTCATTGCGTGCGCACCAGCGGCCTGAAAAGCCGCCAATTCCTCGTCACTAATCCCGCCTTCGGGTCCAATGATGAGAGCCAGCGAATCCGCCTGTGCCAGTTCCACTTCTTTGATGCTCTGAGTGGCGGACTCGTGCAGCACCATCACCTGTTCAAAGCCCGCGAGCATCGCCGCCACTTCTTTCGTGCTCGCAAGCTTTTCGACGTTCGGCACGCGCGCCCGCCTGGACTGCTTCGCTGCGGCCACAGCCGCTTGCATCCACTTGGCCTGCCCTTTGTCACGCTTGGCACCCTGCCACTTGGCGATGCAACGCGATGCCTCCCAGGGCACGATGCGGTCCACTCCGGCTTGGGTGAGCAGATCCACGGTGAGTTCCGAACGCTCTGATTTCGGTAGCGCCTGAAACACGGTCACTGCGGGTGTGGGCGCTGGCGTGGTGCCGCGCTCAAGCACACGGGCCTGCAGGCGATCCTTGCCGGATGTGCCAGTGACTTCGCAGATGGCGAAGGCCCCGTGGGCGTCGACAAGCTGAATCCGCTCGCCCACCGTGATGCGTTTGACGGTCACGGCGTGTTTGCCTTCGGATCCTGAAAGCGTGAGCGTGTCGCCTTCGAGGTCCTCGGTGATGAAAACTGGCAGCGACATTAGCGGCGGAACTTATTCCGGAAGCGGCCGAAGAAGGAGTTGCTCTGCCTGCCGGCCACTCGAACCTCGGCGCGTTCGCTTTGATGTTCGCGCAGTTGCTCCATGAGCTTGCGCGCCTTGTGATCCAAGTCCACCGGAGTGTGCACATGAATCGTGGCGATCAAATCGCCGCGGCCATCTTTTTGAATCAATGGCATACCCTCGCCGTGAACAATCACACGTTGGCCGGACTGAGCCCCTTCAGGAATTTCAACCGCAACTGCCTCCCCATCAAGGCCTTCGACATGTACCTTCGCGCCGAGTGCGGCGTCGGTGAATGGGGCATCGATCTGCACGTGAAGATCGTGGCCGTCGCGCTGGAATACCTCATGAGGTGCGATGCGAACCTCAACGTAGAGGTCGCCCGCTGGCCCACCGCCATGACCAACTTCGCCTTGGCCGGCCATACGCACGCGCATGCCGTCGGCGATACCGGCGGGGATATTCACCGTCAGATCGCGGCGGGCCTTGACGCGGCCTTCACCGGCGCACTTCTCACAGGGATCGGGCACGATCTCACCGACGCCCCGACACTTCGGGCAGGTGGAGGTGGTGAGCACGTTGCCCAGGAAGGACTGCTGTACTTGCTGCACCTCGCCGGCGCCACCGCAGTTATCGCAGGTGTGTGCCTTTGCCTTGCTTTGCGAGCCGGTGCCTTCGCAGCGGTCGCACAACACAGCCGTATCAATGGTCACCGGCTTCTTTATCCCGGTGAATGCTTCCTCCAGGGTGAGCTGGGTGCGCAGCAGCGCGTCGTTGCCCGGTTGCACACGCGAGCGCGGCTGACGGCTGCCGCCTGCACCCTGGCCGAAGAAGGCCTCAAAAATATCGCCCAGGCCACCGCCAAAGTTAGCTCCGCCATGACCGCCCGCGCCACCTTGGGACATTGGATCGCCGCCCATATCGACGATCCGGCGCTTCTCAGGATCGAGCAACACCTCTTGGGCTATGGAAATCTCGCTAAATTTCTCCGCAGCCTCCTCGGTGTCATTGACATCCGGGTGGTACTTGCGGGCTAATTTGCGGTACGCCTTTTTAATCTCGTTGTCGCTGGCGTCGCGTTCGACGCCAAGAATGCCGTAGTAGTCACGGTTCATGAGTTAAAAACGATCCTTCGATTTGTGTTGGTGTTTTCGCAATGTAAAGCGCTTGGCAACGCTCGGGACAAATTGAAAGCGAGATGATCATACTACCCGCTTCCTGAGCGCATTCCGCCACGGTCCCCTGCACGCCAAGTGGGAGGAACTATTCGCCACCGATCACGCGCGATACGTACTGAGCAACAGCATGGACCTTCGACATTGTTCCCGAATAGTCCATAAAGGTTGGCCCCACCACCGCCATGCCACCAAAGGTGGCGCCCTGGGCACCATAACCAGTGCTCACCACCGACGCTCCCGGCAAGCCGGCATCGGAATCTTCCTGCCCAATATGAACCTGCACCTGCCCCAGTTCCTGAGCGTTCGCCAGCAGACGGAGCACCACCACCTGTTCCTCCAACGCCTCCAGCAGTTCATGCGAGAGGTGCTGCGTGGCCTTTGCCAATTGAGAGGCACCGGCGACGATGATCTTGTCGTTCGGTTGTTCCAGCAGCGTCTCGATGAGCACGGTGATGCAGCGCAGCGCAAACATATGGATCTCGGGGTCGAGGCGTTGCTGTTGCCCTTGTGGGTCCGCGAGCTGGGAAAGCGCCACGGAGGCGTCGGCAAGCGTGCGCCCAGCAAGGGCTTGGTTCAGCACATCACGCAGCTTCGCCACATGTTCTTCGTTGCAGGGATGATCCAGCTCAACGTTGCGTTGATCCACCCGCCCCGTATCCGTGATGAGCACCAGCAACAGACGCAGCGGGCTGAGCGCCACCACCTCGAGATGCTTCACGTGCGCCACCGCCAGATTCGGCAATTGCACCACCGCTGCCTGGCGGGTGAGCTGGGACAGCAGGCGCACACTGCGGTGCAGCACATCTTCAAGGTCCACTCCCCCTTCAAGAAAACTCACGATGGCGGTGCGCTCTGCTTGGGACAGTGGCTTGACAGTGTGAATGGAGTCCACGAACTCGCGGTAGGCACGCTCGGTGGGAATCCGCCCGGAACTCGCGTGCTGCTGCACGATGTAGCCCTCGGCTTCCAGCGCGGCCATATCGTTGCGGATAGTAGCCGAGGACACCTTGAGGTTGTGTCGCTCAAGCAGTGCTTTCGAGCCGACGGGATCTTGGCGTGCAATGTAGTCGGCGACGATTGCGTGCAGCACTTTGGTGCGTCTTTGCGCGGTGCTACTGCTCATCATTGCCCTCCTTTTATGCTCCTGCTGCGAGGATATCCGCGATGATCCCGTCTGCCAACAGCCGCCCAGACTCGCTGATGCGCACTTGCTCGCCCACGACCACGAGCCCCATCCCCCGGTAGCGCTCCACAACTTCACGCTCTTGAACCGAAAACTCTCCCAGGGGCAATCCTTCTGCGATGCGCAGCCCCAGCATTACTCGCTCCTCGTGGCGCTGCTGTGCTGATAGCTGCTCGCGTTCCTGAACGGGCAGGTGCCCGCCTTGAAGCATGGTGGCGTATTTGGCCGGATGCTTGACGTTGAAGAATCGCTGGTCGTCGATGTGCGAATGCGCACCGGGGCCCGCGCCCCACCAGTTGCCGTCGCGCCAATACAGCAAGTTGTGTTCGCACTGACCTCCGGGCTTTGCCCAATTGGATACCTCGTACCAGTCAAAGCCCTCGCTGCGGAGGCGCTCATCAATCA from Corynebacterium gerontici includes these protein-coding regions:
- the dnaJ gene encoding molecular chaperone DnaJ translates to MNRDYYGILGVERDASDNEIKKAYRKLARKYHPDVNDTEEAAEKFSEISIAQEVLLDPEKRRIVDMGGDPMSQGGAGGHGGANFGGGLGDIFEAFFGQGAGGSRQPRSRVQPGNDALLRTQLTLEEAFTGIKKPVTIDTAVLCDRCEGTGSQSKAKAHTCDNCGGAGEVQQVQQSFLGNVLTTSTCPKCRGVGEIVPDPCEKCAGEGRVKARRDLTVNIPAGIADGMRVRMAGQGEVGHGGGPAGDLYVEVRIAPHEVFQRDGHDLHVQIDAPFTDAALGAKVHVEGLDGEAVAVEIPEGAQSGQRVIVHGEGMPLIQKDGRGDLIATIHVHTPVDLDHKARKLMEQLREHQSERAEVRVAGRQSNSFFGRFRNKFRR
- a CDS encoding PhoH family protein, with protein sequence MGIHDENLKVLENQLDVDIFARGDEITVIGAEHEVARSMRVLKELQSVARRGHVITPDTVKHTVSMVSFEAPQSMANVVGSDILARRGKVIRPKTYGQKQYVDAIDDNTVVFGLGPAGSGKTYLAMAKAVQALHAKQVSRIILTRPAVEAGEKLGFLPGTLNDKIDPYLRPLHDALRDMVEPEVIPKLMEAGIVEVAPLAYMRGRTLNDAFVILDEAQNTTPAQMKMFLTRLGFGSKMVVTGDITQVDLPGGQRSGLRVVREILRGVEDIHFAELGAEDVVRHQLVGRIVEAYDHFEEQQ
- a CDS encoding 16S rRNA (uracil(1498)-N(3))-methyltransferase, producing MSLPVFITEDLEGDTLTLSGSEGKHAVTVKRITVGERIQLVDAHGAFAICEVTGTSGKDRLQARVLERGTTPAPTPAVTVFQALPKSERSELTVDLLTQAGVDRIVPWEASRCIAKWQGAKRDKGQAKWMQAAVAAAKQSRRARVPNVEKLASTKEVAAMLAGFEQVMVLHESATQSIKEVELAQADSLALIIGPEGGISDEELAAFQAAGAHAMKLGPEVLRTATAGMVALAAIGVKTSRW
- the hrcA gene encoding heat-inducible transcriptional repressor HrcA, with translation MSSSTAQRRTKVLHAIVADYIARQDPVGSKALLERHNLKVSSATIRNDMAALEAEGYIVQQHASSGRIPTERAYREFVDSIHTVKPLSQAERTAIVSFLEGGVDLEDVLHRSVRLLSQLTRQAAVVQLPNLAVAHVKHLEVVALSPLRLLLVLITDTGRVDQRNVELDHPCNEEHVAKLRDVLNQALAGRTLADASVALSQLADPQGQQQRLDPEIHMFALRCITVLIETLLEQPNDKIIVAGASQLAKATQHLSHELLEALEEQVVVLRLLANAQELGQVQVHIGQEDSDAGLPGASVVSTGYGAQGATFGGMAVVGPTFMDYSGTMSKVHAVAQYVSRVIGGE